Proteins from one Romboutsia sp. CE17 genomic window:
- a CDS encoding HNH endonuclease, translating to MKLPNFIENNIFESIREDMNIDKDYILELCYNYDFENKKIDNKYRRYSRDWISISEEYKKNKNYKCEECGLDCFITKYYLHVHHINNNRFNNSDRNLKALCRACLRK from the coding sequence ATGAAATTACCTAATTTTATAGAAAATAATATTTTTGAGAGTATTAGAGAAGATATGAATATAGACAAGGATTATATATTAGAATTGTGCTATAATTATGATTTTGAAAATAAGAAAATAGATAATAAATACAGAAGATATAGTAGAGACTGGATTAGTATCTCAGAAGAATATAAGAAAAATAAAAATTACAAGTGTGAAGAATGTGGTTTAGACTGTTTTATTACTAAATACTATTTACATGTTCATCATATTAATAATAATAGATTTAATAATAGTGATAGAAATTTAAAAGCTCTATGTAGAGCTTGTCTTAGGAAATAA
- a CDS encoding HD domain-containing protein codes for MSNKNVFLEGLKDGNVKISLMIIKKLYKDGNKNVYLLSDKTGYINGKIASKLRLEPGQVVEIEGVKNSVIDVNHLKNVEEYEIEDYLVTVKRPIEEIMNYIEEITKECITSPEGKKLNDYFFKDEKFLEKFKKGIGGVSMHHNYIGGLAEHTLNVMYLTKILCKRYNCRRKEIAVLSAKLHDIGKLDELYYNGPFKYTLEGELEGHIIIGVQIIDRAIRDMNVPFSEDFIRRIKGCIVQHHGKLEYGSPRVANMEESIILNFADNIDATMNKIEQIKEDTRKNSWSQYDRRIETKLYL; via the coding sequence ATGTCAAATAAAAATGTTTTTTTAGAAGGCTTAAAAGATGGCAATGTAAAAATATCTCTTATGATAATAAAAAAGTTATATAAAGATGGAAATAAAAATGTATATTTATTAAGTGACAAGACTGGTTATATAAATGGTAAAATAGCATCGAAGTTAAGATTAGAACCAGGACAAGTTGTTGAAATAGAAGGAGTTAAGAATTCGGTAATAGATGTAAACCATTTGAAGAATGTTGAAGAATATGAAATTGAAGATTACCTAGTAACTGTAAAAAGACCTATAGAAGAAATCATGAATTATATAGAAGAAATAACTAAAGAATGTATAACTTCACCTGAAGGAAAAAAATTAAATGATTACTTTTTTAAAGATGAAAAATTTCTTGAAAAATTTAAAAAAGGAATAGGTGGAGTATCTATGCACCATAATTATATAGGTGGACTTGCAGAACATACACTAAACGTAATGTATTTAACTAAAATTCTATGCAAAAGATACAATTGTAGAAGAAAAGAGATTGCGGTTTTAAGTGCAAAACTTCATGATATAGGTAAATTAGATGAACTTTATTATAATGGTCCTTTTAAATATACTCTTGAAGGAGAACTAGAAGGTCATATTATAATTGGAGTTCAGATAATAGATAGGGCAATTAGAGATATGAATGTTCCTTTTAGTGAAGATTTTATACGAAGAATAAAAGGCTGTATTGTTCAACATCATGGAAAGCTTGAATATGGATCTCCAAGAGTAGCAAATATGGAAGAGTCCATAATACTTAATTTTGCAGATAATATTGATGCTACTATGAATAAAATAGAGCAAA
- a CDS encoding OmpA family protein: MGKLDRFRRNKSIEGPLSSISDLMSGLMIIFLFIAVSFMSRVVDENIQIKKQQETVENIVTTYEETKVSIYDDLYSEFKDDMKYWNMEIDKDGTIRFKEPDIFFEKGKSDLKPEFEDMLDSFFPRYINLIYENHKDKVEAIRIEGHTSSEWEENATKKESYFKNMELSQDRTRNVLEYIMNIKSILKYEDWLIDKITANGMSYSKRVMNDNTENKEASRRVEFKVITNSEETINEILDNYND, from the coding sequence ATGGGCAAACTAGATAGATTTAGAAGAAATAAAAGTATTGAAGGTCCCCTATCATCTATATCTGATTTAATGTCAGGTCTTATGATAATATTTTTATTTATAGCTGTTTCCTTTATGAGTAGAGTAGTAGATGAAAATATTCAAATAAAAAAACAACAAGAAACTGTAGAAAATATAGTAACAACTTATGAGGAAACTAAGGTAAGTATATATGATGATTTATATAGTGAATTTAAAGATGATATGAAATACTGGAATATGGAAATTGATAAAGATGGAACTATTAGGTTTAAAGAACCAGATATTTTCTTTGAAAAAGGAAAATCAGATCTAAAGCCTGAATTTGAAGATATGCTTGATTCTTTTTTTCCTAGATACATAAATTTAATATATGAAAATCATAAAGATAAGGTAGAAGCTATAAGGATAGAAGGTCATACTTCAAGTGAATGGGAAGAAAATGCAACGAAAAAAGAGTCTTACTTTAAAAATATGGAGCTTTCTCAAGATAGAACTAGAAATGTATTAGAGTATATTATGAATATAAAAAGTATATTAAAATATGAAGATTGGTTAATTGATAAAATAACAGCTAATGGGATGTCATATAGTAAACGCGTTATGAATGATAATACAGAGAATAAAGAAGCATCAAGAAGAGTAGAGTTTAAAGTAATAACTAATTCAGAAGAAACAATAAATGAAATCTTAGATAATTACAATGATTAG